One Nostoc punctiforme PCC 73102 DNA window includes the following coding sequences:
- a CDS encoding serine/threonine protein kinase, translating to MAWVAGDQLQGGKYTIEKELGRGRFGITYLVKNRNSDRLVIKTLNDNLLQSLSQPERARLETMFWQEAVNLTRCQHQHIVQFRTPFKEGDYPCLVMEYVDGVSLADLRPPKLSEVDALRYIQQIGEALIVVHENELIHRDVHPGNILLRNREGQSEAVLIDFGLALDFDYILTTRRTKEVSDGFTPPELYAKGTITHAYSDIYSLAATLYKLLTGKTPVDAVNRKLNGEHLVSPKDLNPQISDRTNRAILTGMKLDFKQRPQSMREWLDSLGLTGETPQPVLNVSSNTNPNWERRIQVWGVVIAAIAAFVSLLAAIPSWIPIFNPSNQPSKFPSPSSTKTP from the coding sequence ATGGCTTGGGTGGCAGGTGATCAATTGCAAGGTGGCAAATATACTATTGAAAAAGAATTAGGAAGGGGACGATTTGGTATTACTTATTTGGTAAAAAATAGAAATAGCGATCGCTTAGTCATTAAAACCTTAAATGATAATCTGCTCCAATCCCTTAGCCAGCCCGAACGCGCTCGGTTAGAGACTATGTTTTGGCAGGAGGCGGTAAATCTCACCCGATGTCAGCATCAGCATATTGTGCAGTTCAGAACACCGTTTAAGGAAGGAGATTATCCGTGTCTGGTAATGGAGTATGTGGATGGAGTGAGTTTGGCTGACCTCCGTCCACCAAAACTTTCGGAAGTTGACGCACTACGTTACATTCAGCAAATTGGGGAAGCACTGATAGTTGTACATGAAAATGAACTGATTCATCGGGATGTGCATCCAGGAAATATTTTGTTGCGGAACCGAGAGGGGCAGTCAGAAGCGGTATTAATAGATTTTGGTCTAGCTCTAGATTTTGACTATATCTTAACCACAAGGCGAACCAAGGAAGTGTCTGATGGATTTACACCCCCTGAACTTTATGCTAAAGGTACTATAACTCATGCGTATAGCGATATTTATTCACTGGCAGCTACGCTCTATAAACTTCTGACGGGGAAAACACCTGTCGATGCAGTAAATCGCAAACTAAACGGTGAGCATTTAGTGTCTCCAAAAGACCTTAATCCTCAGATTAGCGATCGCACCAACCGCGCAATTCTAACAGGCATGAAGCTAGATTTTAAGCAGCGTCCTCAATCAATGCGAGAATGGCTCGACTCTTTGGGGTTAACAGGGGAAACTCCTCAGCCTGTCTTAAATGTATCCTCTAACACTAACCCAAATTGGGAGCGAAGAATTCAGGTTTGGGGAGTGGTGATAGCTGCGATCGCTGCTTTTGTAAGCTTACTTGCAGCCATACCTTCTTGGATTCCTATTTTCAACCCATCTAATCAACCGTCAAAGTTTCCCAGTCCATCATCTACAAAAACACCGTAG
- a CDS encoding FitA-like ribbon-helix-helix domain-containing protein, producing MAQILVENLDPIILEKLETLAKQHGRSLQEELKQILQQAAEKATHYHTGGDMERTREAVARAQVRYTGKIFSDSTELIREDRER from the coding sequence ATGGCTCAAATCTTAGTTGAAAATTTAGATCCCATTATTCTAGAAAAGCTAGAAACTCTTGCCAAACAACACGGTAGGTCTTTGCAAGAAGAACTAAAGCAGATCCTACAACAAGCGGCTGAAAAAGCGACACACTATCACACTGGCGGCGACATGGAAAGAACCAGAGAAGCTGTAGCACGCGCTCAAGTTAGATATACAGGAAAAATTTTCAGTGACAGTACTGAACTTATCCGCGAGGATAGAGAACGGTGA
- a CDS encoding type II toxin-antitoxin system VapC family toxin, whose translation MSQYVLDASIAIKWFIPEVYSDAARRLLASNHTFLVPDFFFPEVGNVLWKQVRRGEDTAENARQILADLNAVPVEVYLSQLLMPLALDIALQSDRAVYDSLYLVLAITQQCQMVTADEKFYNALKTSSYASNLLWVENI comes from the coding sequence GTGAGTCAGTATGTTTTAGATGCTAGCATTGCCATAAAGTGGTTCATCCCTGAAGTCTACTCTGATGCAGCTAGGCGTTTACTAGCAAGTAATCATACTTTCCTAGTTCCAGATTTTTTCTTCCCAGAAGTGGGAAACGTCTTGTGGAAACAAGTCCGTCGTGGTGAAGACACTGCTGAAAATGCAAGACAAATATTAGCAGATTTAAATGCAGTTCCTGTAGAGGTGTACTTATCTCAGCTGTTAATGCCACTTGCTTTAGATATTGCCCTTCAGAGCGATCGTGCAGTGTATGACAGTTTATACTTAGTCCTTGCTATTACTCAACAATGCCAGATGGTAACAGCAGACGAAAAATTTTACAACGCACTGAAAACCAGTAGCTACGCAAGTAATCTTTTATGGGTAGAGAATATTTAA
- a CDS encoding Uma2 family endonuclease: MTSATDPSTALTPFPDHTQLPESDGTFVKNFQEHPQSILLTDSIKPILQKRHPDGQYCIGQDSDIYWRITDPPEKGAEAPDWFYVGNVPPTLDGQTRRSYVLWREFIAPLIALEFVSGDGSEERDKTPWKGKFWIYEQVIRPPFYGIYEVNKASVEVYELIGGQYQLLTANERGHYPIHPLGVELGIWQGKYYNMELPWLRWWDLQGNLLLTGEERADRLTAQLRSLGIEPEA, translated from the coding sequence ATGACCTCTGCAACCGATCCATCCACCGCCCTCACACCGTTCCCAGACCATACGCAGCTACCAGAGTCTGATGGTACTTTCGTGAAAAATTTTCAGGAACATCCCCAAAGCATTCTCCTAACGGACTCTATTAAGCCGATATTGCAAAAACGTCATCCTGATGGGCAATACTGTATTGGTCAAGATAGTGATATCTACTGGCGCATCACTGACCCCCCAGAAAAAGGCGCAGAAGCACCAGACTGGTTTTATGTAGGGAATGTACCACCCACTCTAGATGGGCAAACGCGGAGGTCTTATGTACTCTGGCGAGAGTTTATTGCCCCATTGATTGCATTGGAATTTGTATCTGGGGATGGTAGTGAGGAGCGAGATAAAACTCCTTGGAAAGGGAAATTTTGGATTTATGAGCAGGTGATTCGTCCTCCTTTCTACGGCATTTATGAAGTGAATAAAGCCAGCGTAGAAGTTTATGAATTAATTGGTGGACAATATCAATTATTAACGGCAAATGAACGCGGACATTATCCCATACATCCTTTAGGAGTTGAGTTAGGGATTTGGCAGGGAAAATATTATAATATGGAATTACCTTGGCTACGCTGGTGGGATTTGCAAGGTAATTTGTTGTTGACTGGTGAAGAAAGAGCTGATCGCTTAACTGCCCAATTGCGATCGCTAGGTATCGAACCAGAAGCCTAG
- a CDS encoding oxygenase MpaB family protein, translating into MLLNRYKNLHLIQQLDPVEDHCQIYHLMNGYEFPWDMTRSLEVALMRTYCVPSISKLLNQTGEFTHCPQKRYDDTSIIVGEMIKWGYDSDRGKEALQRMNTLHGRFKIDNGDFLYVLSTFIFEPIRWNLQFGWRLMCEQEKLASFYFWREVGKQMQIQNIPETYEEFERYNLDYERQNFRYSDTNRRVGEATRDLFLSWFPSWMRSSIKPGIYALLDEPMLDAFGFPYPSPLLRSAMVSLLKIRARLIRLFPPRNQPNFYIDSPIPSYPTGYEIANMGPLENFKQQSSDKLV; encoded by the coding sequence ATGCTTCTCAATCGCTATAAAAATCTTCATCTGATTCAGCAACTCGATCCAGTGGAAGATCATTGCCAGATTTATCACTTGATGAATGGCTATGAGTTTCCTTGGGATATGACGCGATCACTTGAAGTTGCTTTGATGCGAACTTATTGCGTTCCTAGTATTTCTAAATTGCTGAATCAGACAGGAGAATTTACCCATTGTCCACAAAAACGCTACGATGACACGTCAATAATTGTTGGAGAGATGATTAAGTGGGGTTATGATAGCGATCGCGGCAAAGAAGCCCTACAACGCATGAATACACTCCACGGACGCTTCAAGATTGACAACGGTGATTTCCTGTATGTACTTTCAACCTTCATTTTCGAACCTATCCGCTGGAATCTGCAGTTTGGTTGGCGGCTGATGTGCGAACAAGAAAAATTAGCGTCTTTTTACTTCTGGCGAGAAGTAGGTAAGCAAATGCAGATTCAGAATATCCCTGAAACCTACGAAGAATTCGAGCGCTATAACCTTGACTATGAACGCCAAAACTTTCGTTATTCAGATACAAATCGTCGGGTTGGGGAAGCTACACGCGATTTATTTTTGAGTTGGTTTCCTTCGTGGATGCGTTCTTCGATCAAACCAGGTATCTATGCTTTACTGGATGAGCCAATGCTCGATGCCTTTGGTTTTCCCTATCCTTCGCCATTGCTGCGATCGGCTATGGTAAGTCTACTAAAAATCCGAGCCAGATTAATCCGGTTATTCCCACCTCGGAATCAGCCTAATTTTTATATTGACTCTCCTATCCCCAGCTATCCCACTGGCTATGAAATTGCAAATATGGGGCCATTGGAAAATTTTAAGCAGCAAAGTTCTGACAAACTTGTTTAA
- a CDS encoding CO2 hydration protein, whose protein sequence is MVTIKKKAAHNPLAEYIERLQKGEALLPNSPENVLEVVGILKSYGVVLDAYSKNLNYIAEHQFLIFFPFFKYFNGEVSVEKLLRHWWHNRINFEYAEYCMKAMMWHGGGGLDTYLDTTEFKERAQAVIAAKFKNNPLILGINQLFPDFLTEQLRVSAYYTGLGQFWRVMADIFLSLSDLYDQGKIKSISEVVEHIKAGLVANASNPITYAVKIRGEVYEIIPKSVGLTFLADTAIPYVEAVFFRGTPFHGTVSYNAQGYQIPPDQTRFQYGALYADPLPIGGAGIPPTLLMQDMRHYLPEYLHEIYRRSLRGEDDLRVQICMSFQKSMFCVTTATILGLMPYPLDTKDPNEEKGNRVYLEKWMSRLETSRLLDVNK, encoded by the coding sequence ATGGTAACTATTAAAAAGAAAGCGGCTCACAATCCCTTAGCTGAGTATATTGAACGGCTGCAAAAAGGAGAAGCATTACTCCCTAATAGTCCAGAAAATGTACTAGAAGTTGTTGGTATTCTTAAAAGCTATGGTGTGGTTTTAGATGCCTACTCAAAAAATCTTAACTATATTGCCGAGCATCAGTTTTTAATATTTTTCCCATTTTTTAAATACTTTAATGGAGAGGTTTCTGTTGAGAAATTGCTCCGACACTGGTGGCATAATCGAATTAATTTTGAGTATGCCGAATATTGTATGAAAGCCATGATGTGGCACGGTGGCGGTGGACTAGATACATATTTAGATACAACAGAATTTAAAGAAAGAGCGCAAGCCGTTATTGCCGCAAAATTTAAAAACAACCCTTTAATTTTGGGTATTAACCAACTGTTTCCAGATTTCTTAACAGAACAATTGCGCGTATCTGCTTACTACACAGGTTTAGGTCAATTTTGGCGAGTCATGGCTGATATCTTCCTCAGCTTATCAGACCTCTACGACCAAGGCAAAATAAAATCGATTTCCGAAGTTGTAGAACATATTAAAGCAGGGTTAGTGGCAAATGCATCAAACCCAATTACCTACGCCGTCAAAATTCGGGGTGAAGTCTATGAAATCATTCCTAAAAGCGTTGGTTTGACTTTCTTAGCAGATACAGCAATACCTTATGTAGAAGCGGTATTCTTTCGGGGAACTCCTTTCCACGGTACAGTTTCATACAACGCCCAAGGTTATCAAATTCCCCCAGATCAAACGCGATTTCAGTATGGCGCATTGTATGCCGATCCTTTACCCATCGGCGGCGCAGGTATTCCACCCACATTGTTGATGCAAGATATGCGTCATTATCTTCCAGAGTATTTGCACGAAATTTATCGTCGCAGTCTTCGGGGTGAAGATGATTTGCGGGTACAAATTTGCATGAGTTTCCAAAAATCGATGTTTTGCGTAACAACAGCAACGATTTTGGGACTGATGCCTTATCCTTTGGATACTAAAGATCCAAATGAAGAAAAAGGTAATCGAGTTTATTTAGAGAAGTGGATGAGTCGTTTAGAAACTTCGCGGTTGCTGGATGTGAATAAATAA
- a CDS encoding NADH-quinone oxidoreductase subunit M gives MLSVLILVPLIGAALIGFSPSGINGKFARGVALVFAIIAFLWTIVLAIQFHPGEITQQFAESVPWIDVLGLNYNLGIDGLSLPLLGLNGLLTSIAIYSSDESLQRPKFYYSLILLLSAGVTGAFLAQDLLLFFLFYELELIPLYLLIAIWGGEKRGYAATKFLIYTAVSGILILASFLGMVWLSGSSSFALATLNATTLPLATQLLLLVGILIGFGIKIPLVPFHTWLPDAHVEASTPISVLLAGVLLKLGTYGLLRFGMNLLPEAWAYVAPWLATWAVVSVLYGASCAIAQTDMKKMVAYSSIGHMGYVLLATAASTPLSVLGAVMQMISHGLISAMLFLLVGVVYKKAGSRDLDVLQGLLNPERGMPVIGSLMVLGVMASAGIPGMVGFISEFIIFRGSFPVFPVQTLLSMLGTGLTAVYFLILLDRAFFGRLSAQVTNLPRVYWSDRIPAAILAVLIVIFGIQPAWLAHWTEPTITAMVNSQNVVVAVSLEKAMGAKD, from the coding sequence ATGCTTAGTGTTTTAATTCTAGTGCCGTTAATCGGTGCAGCTTTAATTGGTTTCTCGCCCTCTGGTATCAATGGGAAATTTGCCCGTGGGGTGGCTTTGGTCTTTGCCATTATCGCTTTCTTGTGGACAATCGTACTAGCAATTCAGTTCCATCCAGGGGAAATAACTCAACAGTTTGCTGAGTCTGTACCTTGGATAGATGTCTTAGGCTTAAACTATAACCTAGGAATTGATGGTTTATCTTTGCCACTCCTGGGTTTGAATGGACTGTTAACTTCTATTGCCATCTACAGTAGCGATGAATCTCTACAGCGCCCTAAATTTTATTACTCCTTGATACTATTATTGAGCGCTGGGGTGACTGGAGCATTTCTGGCACAGGATTTACTGTTATTTTTCCTGTTTTACGAATTAGAATTAATTCCGCTATATCTGTTGATAGCTATTTGGGGTGGGGAAAAGCGGGGTTATGCGGCTACAAAATTTCTTATTTATACCGCCGTTTCGGGAATCTTGATTTTGGCAAGTTTCCTCGGCATGGTTTGGCTGAGTGGTTCCTCTAGCTTTGCACTAGCAACCTTAAACGCTACGACTCTACCTCTAGCGACACAGCTTTTACTGCTAGTGGGAATTTTGATCGGTTTCGGGATTAAAATTCCCTTAGTTCCCTTTCATACTTGGTTGCCAGATGCTCACGTTGAAGCTTCCACACCAATTTCCGTGCTATTGGCTGGGGTGTTGTTGAAGTTGGGAACTTACGGCTTACTGCGGTTTGGTATGAACTTGTTACCAGAAGCTTGGGCTTATGTGGCTCCTTGGTTAGCGACTTGGGCAGTGGTGAGTGTATTGTATGGTGCATCCTGCGCGATCGCTCAAACCGATATGAAAAAAATGGTAGCATACAGTTCCATTGGACACATGGGCTATGTGCTGTTAGCGACGGCGGCATCTACACCCTTAAGCGTTTTAGGTGCTGTGATGCAGATGATTAGCCACGGCTTAATTTCCGCCATGCTGTTTTTGCTGGTAGGAGTTGTGTATAAAAAAGCCGGCAGCCGAGATTTAGATGTTCTTCAAGGATTGCTGAACCCAGAACGGGGTATGCCTGTAATTGGTAGCCTAATGGTTTTGGGAGTTATGGCCAGTGCTGGGATACCAGGAATGGTCGGGTTTATTTCCGAATTCATCATTTTTCGGGGCAGTTTTCCAGTTTTTCCAGTGCAAACTTTACTATCAATGCTTGGTACTGGCTTAACTGCGGTTTACTTTCTAATACTCCTCGACCGGGCCTTTTTTGGCCGCTTGTCTGCACAAGTTACTAACTTACCACGTGTGTATTGGAGCGATCGCATCCCAGCTGCAATTTTAGCTGTGTTGATTGTGATTTTCGGCATTCAACCCGCTTGGTTAGCACACTGGACTGAACCAACAATTACAGCAATGGTGAATAGCCAAAATGTAGTAGTAGCAGTGTCCTTGGAGAAAGCAATGGGGGCTAAGGATTAG
- a CDS encoding NAD(P)H-quinone oxidoreductase subunit F, with the protein MEQFLFSTSWFVPLYSLLGAILTLPWGIGIIQRTGPRPAAYINLLTTVVAFVHSLFVFKNIWDREPEKLLVPWFKAADLDLSFTLEISAVSIGATVLITGLSLLAQVYALGYMEKDWSLARFFALLGFFEAALTGLAISDSLFLSYALLEVLTLSTYLLVGFWYAQPLVVTAARDAFWTKRVGDLLLLMATVTLSNLAGSLNFSDLYEWAQTANLSPVTSTLLGLALIAGPAGKCAQFPLHLWLDEAMEGPNPASVMRNSLVVAGGAYLLYKFQPLLALSPVALNALVIMGTVTAIGATLVSIAQIDIKRSLSHSTSAYMGLVFLAVGLQQGGVALMLLLTHAIAKALLFMSSGSVILTTQSQDLTEMGGLWSRMPATTTAFIVGSAGMVTFLPLGSFWAMLGWADGFVNISPWVIGVLLLVNGLTALNLTRVFRLVFWGKPQQKTRRTPEVGWQMAFPMVTLTILTLLLPLMLQQWYLLPDWESINWYVALALFASTVLGVVIGSTVYLHKAWSRSRFLAWRFVQDLLGYDFYIDRVYRVTVVSAVALLSKISAWSDRYLVDGLVNLVGFATIFGGQTLKYSISGQSQGYMLTILAVVSVLVFFIGWSSGLLDKLPF; encoded by the coding sequence ATGGAGCAATTTCTATTTTCAACAAGTTGGTTTGTGCCTTTATATAGCTTATTAGGCGCAATTTTGACGTTGCCCTGGGGAATAGGAATAATTCAGCGAACAGGGCCAAGACCTGCGGCATACATAAACTTGTTGACAACTGTTGTGGCTTTTGTCCATAGTCTATTTGTATTTAAAAATATCTGGGATAGAGAACCAGAAAAGTTACTGGTGCCGTGGTTCAAAGCTGCTGATTTAGACTTATCTTTTACCTTGGAAATTTCAGCAGTCAGTATTGGGGCAACAGTTTTAATTACAGGTTTAAGCTTACTGGCACAAGTTTACGCTCTGGGTTACATGGAAAAGGACTGGTCGCTGGCGCGTTTTTTTGCGCTGCTAGGATTTTTTGAAGCAGCGTTGACTGGTCTAGCAATCAGCGATTCTTTATTTCTCAGCTATGCCCTTTTGGAAGTTCTGACACTTTCGACTTACTTGCTAGTGGGATTCTGGTATGCTCAACCGCTAGTAGTGACGGCGGCGCGAGATGCGTTTTGGACTAAACGGGTAGGAGACTTGTTGCTGCTGATGGCTACGGTGACACTTTCCAACTTAGCCGGCAGTTTGAACTTTTCAGATTTATATGAGTGGGCACAAACAGCTAATTTAAGCCCAGTGACATCAACATTGCTGGGTTTGGCGTTAATTGCTGGACCGGCTGGGAAATGTGCCCAATTTCCACTACATCTGTGGTTAGATGAGGCGATGGAAGGACCCAATCCTGCTTCGGTAATGCGAAACTCGCTGGTAGTAGCTGGTGGCGCTTATTTACTGTATAAATTTCAACCATTGTTAGCACTGTCGCCAGTTGCCTTGAATGCTTTGGTAATCATGGGTACAGTAACGGCAATTGGGGCAACATTAGTATCTATAGCTCAAATTGACATTAAGCGATCGCTATCTCATTCTACCAGTGCATACATGGGGTTAGTGTTTTTAGCGGTAGGGTTGCAGCAAGGGGGTGTGGCCTTGATGTTGCTGTTAACTCATGCGATCGCTAAAGCATTATTATTTATGAGTTCCGGTTCAGTCATCTTAACTACCCAAAGCCAAGACTTAACAGAAATGGGCGGACTTTGGTCACGGATGCCAGCCACCACCACCGCCTTTATTGTCGGTTCGGCGGGGATGGTAACGTTTCTACCATTGGGAAGCTTCTGGGCAATGCTAGGATGGGCGGACGGTTTCGTGAATATTAGCCCTTGGGTGATTGGGGTTTTACTATTAGTCAATGGCTTGACAGCATTGAACTTAACTAGAGTATTCAGATTAGTCTTCTGGGGGAAACCGCAACAAAAGACCCGACGCACGCCAGAAGTTGGTTGGCAAATGGCCTTCCCGATGGTGACTCTCACAATCTTGACTTTACTTTTGCCTTTGATGTTACAGCAATGGTACTTACTACCAGATTGGGAAAGTATTAATTGGTATGTAGCATTAGCGTTGTTTGCTTCTACTGTGCTGGGAGTAGTTATAGGTTCTACAGTTTATCTGCACAAGGCTTGGTCAAGATCCAGATTTTTGGCGTGGAGATTTGTGCAAGACTTATTAGGTTATGATTTTTATATTGACCGAGTTTATCGCGTAACGGTGGTGAGTGCAGTCGCACTGCTATCTAAAATTTCTGCTTGGAGCGATCGCTATTTAGTCGATGGTCTAGTAAACTTAGTTGGGTTTGCGACGATTTTTGGCGGACAAACTTTAAAGTACAGCATTTCTGGGCAATCTCAGGGCTATATGTTGACCATCCTCGCAGTTGTCAGCGTCCTGGTTTTCTTCATCGGCTGGTCATCGGGTTTACTAGATAAATTGCCTTTTTAA
- a CDS encoding carbon dioxide-concentrating mechanism protein CcmK translates to MPIAVGMIETKGFPAVVEAADAMVKAARVTLVGYEKIGSARVTVIVRGDVSEVQASVAAGVEAAKRVFGGEVLSTHIIARPHENLEYVLPIRYTEAVEQFRT, encoded by the coding sequence ATGCCAATTGCAGTTGGAATGATTGAAACGAAAGGCTTTCCAGCAGTTGTGGAAGCTGCTGATGCGATGGTGAAAGCCGCCCGTGTCACCTTAGTAGGGTATGAAAAAATTGGTAGCGCTCGCGTCACCGTGATAGTTCGGGGAGATGTATCGGAAGTACAAGCTTCTGTAGCTGCTGGGGTTGAAGCCGCGAAAAGAGTTTTTGGTGGTGAAGTGTTGTCCACTCACATCATTGCTCGTCCTCACGAGAACCTGGAATACGTCTTGCCGATTCGTTACACAGAAGCTGTGGAACAGTTCCGTACCTAA
- a CDS encoding carbon dioxide-concentrating mechanism protein CcmK yields the protein MSIAVGMVETLGFPAVVEAADAMVKAARVTLVGYEKIGSGRVTVIVRGDVSEVQASVAAGVESVKRVNGGQVLSTHIIARPHENLEYVLPIRYTEDVEQFRENVNAIRPFGRRP from the coding sequence ATGTCAATTGCAGTGGGAATGGTTGAAACGCTGGGCTTTCCAGCAGTTGTGGAAGCTGCTGATGCGATGGTGAAAGCTGCTCGTGTGACTCTAGTCGGCTATGAAAAAATCGGCAGTGGTCGAGTTACAGTAATTGTCCGGGGTGACGTTTCGGAAGTACAAGCTTCCGTAGCCGCAGGTGTTGAATCAGTAAAGCGAGTCAATGGTGGACAAGTGCTGTCTACTCACATCATTGCTCGTCCTCACGAAAACTTGGAATACGTCCTACCAATTCGTTATACAGAAGACGTAGAACAATTCCGGGAAAATGTGAACGCAATTCGTCCTTTTGGTAGAAGACCGTAA
- a CDS encoding EutN/CcmL family microcompartment protein, whose translation MQVAKVRGTVVSTQKDPSLRGVKLLLLQFVDEDGNILPQYEVAADSVGAGVDEWVLVSRGSVARQVIGNEQRPLDAVVVAIIDTIYVEDRMIYSKKDQYR comes from the coding sequence ATGCAAGTCGCCAAAGTTCGCGGCACAGTAGTTAGCACCCAAAAAGATCCAAGTCTCAGAGGTGTGAAACTACTGTTGTTACAATTTGTAGATGAAGACGGAAACATCCTCCCACAATATGAGGTAGCAGCAGATAGTGTGGGAGCAGGTGTAGATGAGTGGGTACTTGTCAGTCGTGGCAGTGTTGCTCGTCAAGTTATTGGCAACGAACAGCGACCACTAGATGCAGTGGTAGTAGCGATCATAGATACAATTTATGTTGAAGATCGCATGATTTACAGCAAAAAAGATCAATATCGATAG
- a CDS encoding transferase, translated as MSVLSLRLSNNFDSYISGEVTIHPSAVLAPGVILQAAENSKIVIGPGVCIGMGAILQVHEGTLEVEAGANLGAGFLMVGKGKIGANACIGSATTVFNYSVEPGQVVPPGSILGDTSRQIAQTTQPEPSTNNSTATSVPPQKEEENGSGGVKEKVSSSTNFSAAAFVDFKQNKSISYFKSPATPESQPPPLEEPAKDAESPLQEAVQEPTKSDSDPNQLPTESPNGFGTQIYGQGSISRLLTTLFPHRQSLSDPNSDD; from the coding sequence ATGTCTGTGCTGTCACTGCGCCTCAGCAATAACTTTGATTCTTACATTAGTGGTGAGGTGACTATTCATCCAAGCGCAGTACTTGCACCTGGCGTGATCCTTCAAGCAGCTGAAAACAGCAAGATCGTAATTGGGCCAGGGGTCTGTATTGGCATGGGAGCCATTCTCCAAGTCCATGAAGGAACCCTAGAGGTAGAAGCGGGGGCAAACCTGGGAGCCGGTTTTTTGATGGTTGGCAAGGGCAAAATTGGAGCAAATGCTTGTATTGGTTCAGCAACAACAGTTTTTAACTATTCAGTTGAACCTGGACAAGTAGTTCCACCTGGATCGATTTTAGGAGACACCAGTCGGCAAATTGCTCAAACAACGCAGCCGGAACCATCTACAAATAACTCCACGGCTACAAGTGTGCCACCGCAGAAGGAAGAAGAAAATGGCTCAGGAGGAGTTAAGGAAAAGGTAAGTTCCTCAACTAACTTCTCAGCTGCGGCTTTTGTGGATTTCAAACAAAATAAGTCGATTTCTTATTTTAAATCTCCAGCCACTCCTGAAAGCCAGCCTCCTCCCTTAGAGGAACCCGCGAAGGATGCTGAATCCCCCTTGCAAGAAGCCGTTCAAGAGCCTACAAAATCTGACTCAGACCCCAATCAGCTACCTACAGAATCCCCTAACGGTTTCGGAACTCAGATTTATGGACAAGGGAGCATAAGCAGACTGTTGACCACATTGTTTCCTCATAGACAATCTTTGAGTGACCCAAACTCTGACGATTAG
- a CDS encoding BMC domain-containing protein → METSNQRSLKAIEGTSHRDTFQDTALGLVSTRSFPAIVGTADMMLKSAGVHLVGYEKIGGGYCTAIVRGGIADVRLAVESGVQTAEQFGQLVSSLVIPRPYPNLDIVLPITTRFTKLMEEGNSSRLSNQAIGLVETRGFPAMVGACDAMLKAADVHLAAYEKIGGGLCTAIIRGSVANVAVAVEAGMFEAERIGELNAVMVIPRPLDEMEQTLPLASCWIETQQPLNLPVNIKEQVAEIEVLRLPDLTKLPTKIAEVVEELWNDE, encoded by the coding sequence ATGGAAACATCTAATCAACGGTCTCTGAAAGCCATCGAAGGAACGAGTCATCGAGACACCTTCCAGGACACTGCTTTAGGTTTAGTTTCTACCCGCAGCTTTCCAGCAATAGTTGGGACGGCGGATATGATGCTGAAATCAGCAGGAGTTCACCTAGTTGGGTATGAAAAAATTGGTGGCGGATATTGTACTGCGATCGTTCGGGGTGGAATTGCTGACGTGCGTCTGGCAGTAGAATCTGGTGTGCAAACAGCTGAACAGTTTGGTCAATTAGTTTCTAGCTTGGTGATTCCTCGGCCTTATCCAAACCTAGATATAGTACTTCCCATCACAACCCGTTTTACTAAATTGATGGAGGAGGGCAATTCTAGCCGTCTGAGTAATCAAGCAATTGGTTTGGTAGAAACGCGAGGATTTCCAGCGATGGTAGGCGCGTGTGATGCCATGCTCAAAGCTGCTGATGTTCATTTAGCAGCCTACGAAAAAATTGGTGGGGGTTTGTGTACAGCTATTATTCGTGGTTCCGTAGCAAATGTGGCGGTAGCAGTGGAAGCGGGAATGTTTGAAGCAGAACGCATTGGAGAATTAAATGCAGTGATGGTAATTCCGCGACCACTTGACGAAATGGAGCAAACCTTACCATTAGCAAGTTGCTGGATAGAAACACAACAGCCTTTAAACTTACCAGTCAATATTAAAGAACAAGTTGCCGAAATAGAAGTGCTAAGATTACCAGATTTAACTAAGCTACCTACAAAAATTGCAGAAGTTGTAGAAGAATTATGGAATGATGAATGA